In Cyanobium sp. ATX 6F1, one DNA window encodes the following:
- a CDS encoding asparaginase, with the protein MTLSSSFGTPQRSGVPPLEVRVLRSGIVESVHRAHAVVCDQRGRVLMRAGDPQLLSFVRSALKPFQAQVYVGSGAADGAGADDRGLAIACASHAGTPAHAREAFKLLWSADLETEQLQCPIPPGGTSPLEHNCSGKHAAFLAACRRLHWPLESYLQVEHPLQQQLLKRVGELLGMPGAELVTARDDCGAPTLQLQLAQMALLFAHLGASEQADLERLSRAMLAHPELIAGEGRFDTELMRRGHGQVVSKGGAEGIQCLSRVGEGMGVAIKVIDGASRAKHAVALHVLRQLDWLTPLSLEELEQRFLVPGEAVRLEVVGELRFDAAASR; encoded by the coding sequence ATGACCCTGTCCTCCAGCTTCGGAACTCCCCAGCGCTCCGGCGTCCCTCCTCTGGAGGTGCGTGTGCTGCGCAGCGGCATCGTCGAATCGGTGCACCGGGCCCATGCGGTGGTCTGCGACCAGCGCGGCCGGGTGCTGATGCGCGCCGGAGATCCCCAGCTGCTGAGCTTTGTGCGCTCGGCGCTCAAGCCGTTCCAGGCGCAGGTCTATGTGGGCAGTGGCGCCGCCGATGGGGCCGGCGCCGATGATCGCGGCCTGGCGATCGCCTGCGCCTCCCATGCGGGCACCCCTGCCCACGCCCGCGAAGCCTTCAAGCTGCTCTGGAGCGCCGATCTGGAGACGGAGCAGCTGCAGTGCCCGATCCCCCCCGGCGGCACCAGCCCCCTGGAGCACAACTGCTCCGGCAAGCACGCCGCGTTCCTGGCCGCCTGCCGGCGGCTGCACTGGCCCCTGGAGAGCTACCTGCAGGTGGAGCACCCCTTGCAGCAGCAGCTGCTCAAGCGGGTGGGCGAACTGTTGGGCATGCCCGGCGCTGAGCTGGTGACCGCCCGCGACGACTGCGGCGCCCCCACCCTGCAACTGCAGCTGGCCCAGATGGCCCTACTTTTTGCTCATCTGGGGGCCTCCGAGCAGGCCGACCTGGAACGCCTCAGCCGGGCGATGCTCGCCCACCCCGAGCTCATCGCCGGTGAGGGCCGTTTCGACACCGAACTGATGCGCCGCGGCCACGGCCAGGTGGTGAGCAAGGGTGGCGCCGAGGGCATCCAATGCCTCAGCCGCGTCGGTGAGGGCATGGGGGTCGCGATCAAGGTGATCGATGGGGCCAGCCGCGCGAAGCACGCCGTGGCGCTGCATGTGCTGCGCCAGCTCGACTGGCTCACCCCGCTGAGCCTGGAGGAGCTGGAGCAGCGTTTTCTGGTGCCCGGCGAGGCCGTGCGCCTGGAGGTGGTGGGGGAGCTGCGCTTCGACGCCGCCGCGAGCCGCTAG
- a CDS encoding CHAT domain-containing protein produces MNHPNSHRPSRSLAVSLPLLLGLALATPAAQATPPGAAAQLLARSSESTSPFNSALYNPAILRIGFSEAKGKTASPQADAFLDLTLIPPDGEVQGSRSEVSLKRFNELLRKLYGQLASQSPLDVNDPNSPARQLYSILIQPIAAQLQKQKITTLLISADAGLQAVPYASLHDGQSYLGERYGLGMTPALGLTKLAVLPEKAQPQLLAAGASEFVGLNALPLVPQELDRVGKGKANQSFLNRSFTPQVLLQKAGDPLIDRVHIATHAEFLPGGPAAARLYSGTGPMSLRQLSQLRQRRGEGQLDVFSLSACRTALGDADSELGFAGLALQAGSRSALGSLWYVDDVATSALFVQFYRYLDQGLPKAEALQFTRRAMANGRMRLVRDQVIGAGGDVLLSKLTTSQQRRISTGLQHPFFWAGIQLLGTPW; encoded by the coding sequence ATGAACCACCCCAACTCCCACCGACCAAGCCGTTCCCTGGCCGTCTCGCTGCCGTTGCTGCTGGGCTTAGCCCTGGCGACCCCAGCGGCGCAGGCGACGCCGCCAGGCGCCGCTGCACAGCTGCTGGCCCGTTCATCCGAGAGCACCTCCCCCTTCAACTCGGCCCTGTACAACCCGGCGATCCTGCGCATCGGCTTCAGCGAAGCCAAGGGGAAAACCGCCAGTCCCCAGGCGGATGCCTTCCTCGATCTGACCTTGATTCCACCGGATGGAGAGGTGCAGGGCTCCCGCAGTGAGGTGTCACTCAAGCGCTTCAACGAGCTGCTGCGCAAGCTCTACGGCCAACTGGCGAGTCAATCGCCGCTGGATGTCAACGATCCGAACTCACCGGCTCGGCAGCTGTATTCGATTCTGATCCAGCCGATTGCCGCGCAGCTGCAAAAGCAAAAGATCACCACGCTGCTGATCTCCGCCGATGCGGGGCTGCAGGCTGTGCCCTATGCCTCCCTCCACGACGGCCAGAGCTACCTGGGTGAGCGCTATGGCCTTGGCATGACGCCGGCCCTGGGGCTCACCAAACTGGCAGTGCTGCCCGAGAAAGCCCAACCGCAACTGCTGGCGGCCGGGGCCTCCGAGTTCGTGGGCCTCAATGCCCTGCCTCTGGTGCCCCAGGAGCTCGACCGGGTGGGCAAGGGCAAGGCGAACCAGAGCTTCCTCAACAGAAGCTTTACGCCCCAAGTGCTGCTCCAGAAGGCGGGCGATCCACTGATCGATCGGGTGCACATCGCCACCCACGCTGAATTCCTGCCCGGCGGGCCAGCGGCAGCTCGCCTCTACTCAGGCACCGGTCCGATGTCCCTGCGTCAGTTATCCCAGCTGCGCCAACGCCGCGGCGAGGGTCAGCTGGATGTGTTCAGCCTCAGCGCCTGCCGCACCGCCCTCGGCGATGCCGACAGCGAACTGGGTTTCGCGGGGTTGGCGCTCCAGGCGGGATCCCGCAGTGCGCTCGGCAGCCTCTGGTACGTCGACGATGTGGCCACATCGGCGCTGTTCGTGCAGTTCTACCGCTACCTGGACCAGGGCCTTCCCAAGGCCGAGGCGCTGCAATTCACCCGGCGCGCCATGGCGAACGGCCGGATGCGCCTGGTGCGCGATCAGGTGATCGGGGCCGGGGGCGATGTGCTCCTCTCCAAACTGACCACGTCCCAGCAACGTCGCATCAGCACAGGTCTGCAGCACCCCTTCTTCTGGGCGGGCATCCAGTTGCTGGGAACGCCTTGGTAA
- a CDS encoding DUF475 domain-containing protein has translation MARYFQYVRFPLLCCLIGLGAVLVSRGLTAAWLTLVLLALEISLSFDNAVVNARVLEELTPGQQRFFLTWGLVIPVFGVRFMGPLLLVALAGGVGLGEAFDAAMHHPDHYRELLELAEPRILAFGGMFLLMVFLRYFFDEAKTLHWVQRLEARLAQAGRIESLEVALALTVLLAVALALPRELRGDVLISGLVGLVLQILSTSLAQFFGGDEAAMGRLAAHGGVASLIYLELLDASFSLDGTIGAFAITNQLPLILTGLGLGALFIRSLTVLLTRERALDRLIYLEHGAHYAIGALGFLMLAGVVIARWGLHVPEWLSGLIGVVLLALSLWDSLRQARS, from the coding sequence ATGGCCCGCTACTTCCAGTACGTGCGGTTCCCCCTGCTGTGTTGCCTGATCGGCCTGGGGGCCGTGCTGGTCTCCCGCGGCCTCACCGCCGCCTGGCTCACCCTGGTGCTGCTGGCCCTGGAGATCAGCCTCTCCTTCGACAACGCCGTGGTCAACGCGCGGGTGCTGGAAGAGCTCACCCCCGGCCAGCAGCGTTTCTTCCTCACCTGGGGGCTGGTGATCCCGGTGTTCGGCGTGCGCTTCATGGGTCCGCTGCTACTGGTGGCGTTGGCGGGTGGCGTGGGCCTGGGGGAGGCCTTCGATGCCGCCATGCATCATCCCGACCACTACCGTGAGCTGCTGGAGCTGGCCGAACCACGGATCCTGGCCTTCGGCGGGATGTTCCTGCTGATGGTGTTCCTGCGCTACTTCTTCGATGAGGCCAAGACTCTGCACTGGGTCCAGCGGCTGGAGGCCAGGCTGGCCCAGGCAGGGCGGATCGAATCACTGGAGGTGGCCCTGGCCCTGACGGTGCTGCTGGCCGTGGCCCTGGCCCTCCCCAGGGAGCTGCGCGGCGATGTGCTGATCAGCGGCCTGGTGGGCCTGGTGCTGCAGATCCTCAGCACCTCCCTGGCCCAGTTCTTCGGCGGCGACGAGGCGGCCATGGGACGGCTGGCCGCCCATGGCGGTGTGGCCAGCCTGATCTACCTGGAGCTGCTGGATGCCTCCTTCAGCCTCGATGGCACGATCGGCGCCTTCGCGATCACCAACCAGCTACCCCTGATCCTCACCGGCCTGGGCCTCGGCGCCCTGTTCATCCGCTCGCTCACGGTGCTGCTCACGCGCGAGCGCGCCCTGGACCGGCTGATCTACCTCGAGCACGGCGCCCACTACGCCATCGGCGCCCTGGGCTTTTTGATGCTGGCGGGGGTGGTGATCGCCCGCTGGGGCCTGCATGTGCCCGAATGGCTCAGCGGCCTGATCGGGGTCGTGTTGCTGGCGCTGTCCCTGTGGGATTCCCTGCGCCAGGCCCGCTCCTAG
- a CDS encoding YDG domain-containing protein, with translation MALNVLLSYLPPSRWSLLRSSSKITGLAVGLAALLAGVPVSAGEVSATGGALGLGTAVNGMAGGSCASGLCQVGGGTAAGSNLFHRFSAFDTRGGITGVNFATGGASNVFVGVTSPLGSFIDKLVSFSSPGNLFWLSPGGIAISGAGGFANIQQLNLSTATGWRLGNGVFDAAGTTAGQAALLSGAPLQGAAGALTDPASLAAIGLQNNGDLSLSGGLLTVDQSLLLDAQGGNVLLQAAGIQAPSITINGHSVLQNTALSASGANGGSVTIAAAGSVVSGAPIEAKGGSGAGGSLSITAGQAVVQSAGALLDVSGASAGGSISVQAGKSLFTSSTASALGTGAGAKGGTIEFSAPTVHLAAAQLDASGSGGGGAVRVGGGFQGQALSLGGANASSTTVTAASSLKADATDLGNGGQVVVWSEQSTSFRGSVSAKGGPNGGDGGVLEVSGKEQLLFGGMGDASAPKGTPGSLLLDPKNIVIAADAIGYDVTQLVDPNPGISDNFAQEVTVLSSGNIVATDPFDDAFGIDAGATYLFNGSTGALLSTLSGTLPNNQVGSGGVTALTNGNYLIYSPLWTGNSLTSQLGAVTWGSGTSGIIGAVSSSNSLVGSQAFDQVGIGRITEVGSGNYVVRSYRWANGTATNAGAVTWGSGTSGISGVVSAANSLVGSATGDLVGSGDLAVLSNGNYVVASPQWGNTGSGALGAVTWGSGSSGIIGAVSSTNSLVGSSFGDEMGSGGVIALTNGNYVVISPNYTIPAPLITTAFFPSKPRAGSVAQFDGSTGLIFSGLVGSQAEDQVGSGGITELSNGNYVVASPKWANSAGSSLGAVTWVDPLAGGNQSVNSSNSLIGSSFGDSVGSGGVTAVNNGNYVISSPDWDNSGVFNAGAVTWVNGSSAASGTPSSANSLVGSSPNDRVGGSGITVLTNGNYVVESSSWSGSTLTSQLGAVTWGSGTTGISGVVSSGNSLVGSTIFDIVGNAGITTLTNGNYVVASSFWDNGTAMDAGAVTWGNGSLGSSGVVSGINSLVGTSTNDAVGSDGVTALINNGNYVVASSSWDNGTNVNAGAVTWANGSSGITGAVSSSNSLVGSTSADQVGIGGITALANGNFVVSSFYWSNTAASSSPSSEGAVTWGNGNSGITGVVTSSNSLVGLQANGYYGRVSICSDGCFYISGISALSGDRFVINSNSYGTGEGLLQIATANALTNPFNFSNSPGSDVGISPALITATANTGTAVVLQANNDITLRPGSDIVIDNPGGTSGSAPGGNLTLQAGRSIDLQSSIRTDGANLTLIANDPAAISTFRDAGLATVTMAAGTSIDLNTNTAGAAAGALYLSQFSSTLGVPPSAGVVSLTDITAGLITVDARDGLSLNGTLNALSNSPLTGLPNAGRSLVLYAGAGSFLNPGGSSALNSPNGWLVYADSRSTDANLLNYDFKQYGKTFDDTTPIAAAGKGVIYGFTPAPLTVSLVNASTKNYDSNVDAPISAGNYLVSGAIDGDTVQLNNPVLGAYTTAGTGVGVKDVGTGKTVSVAGVALAPTQIVYGYSLASSTATGVIGGITARPLTATSINSGNSTYGSPLSPGAVNLSNIVGTELVTASASVNTGALSTSGNPIFGAYTQSASATLSGADANNYSFSGFTTTTPNYNINKLALSGAAIAASSSIYGSALVPGAVSFSNIVGLDAVGSSAFVNTAALSISNNPVFGSYTQSASALSGADAANYSFLGFTTATPNYSISKLALAGPAIAAGTSIYGSALAPGVVSFSNIVGLDAVGSSAAVNTSTLSTSGNPIFGAYTQSASATLSGADAANYSFSGFTTATPNYNINKLALSGAAIAASSSIYGSALVPGAVSFSNIIGLDAVGSSAAVNTSTLSTSGNPIFGAYTQSASATLSGADANNYSFSGFTTTTPNYNINKLALSGAAIAASSSIYGSALAPGAVSFSNIIGLDAVGSSAAVNTSTLSTSGNPIFGAYTQSASATLSGADTNNYSFSGFATTTPNYNINQLALSGASVIAENKVYNGRTAATLSDTSLGGRLPGDVVVLNSGASTFSDPNVGTGKTVTVSGAGISGTDAANYSLTSVPTTLSADISIRPVATWVASTAGNWSDSANWDALPSAANVASVRIPVGSGALTYDAAAGSTTLQSLFNDQSLNLTGGSLAVSGATTVGTGASLGLNGGSFSTASLLNRGLVNGSGPLALNGSYTESGGSLGTGFSSVSITQTSGDLNLRGVGAVGPVTLSSLAGGLNLSGAVSSAGGTISLSASGATQLAAGSSLTSPGALISVNSSGPLSLLSARIDASGASAGGTVQLDGSSISLASTSLNTSGTNDGGAIQIGLKALPSNVTISNSSLIADPPALGGSITIDGVNIAISGSTLNVFGLSGGSIVLGSGNTATLSLDAFTSLVGGSGASFNLFGGSILNNASIVGGKLFVNGVAVGSSAPLTSTTIPLLVTFLQTIDPIQPGLIDSTTDYSDPGSPLVTQWERLGIDPLTITLTQSLFLFSDAFLYQDEAITPIWDWARLDLFNERSQRSLYDITLTVDRDLDRLGTSFQQDSLVYIMLLREATGAAPGVTTAEIKVPSGGTGLDETAFYLKLEQQLYPSQAFAGRWPEGSLLSLSANAFGLFDRAVQQLTPLQVQDQFNADEQRAMEETAAKLGLDPTDGQTVPTPSQLQQSLRDVIQAVRGRIRAGQP, from the coding sequence CACGATCAACGGCCACTCCGTGCTGCAGAACACGGCCCTGAGCGCCAGCGGCGCCAACGGCGGCTCGGTCACGATCGCCGCCGCGGGTTCGGTGGTGAGTGGGGCGCCGATCGAGGCCAAAGGCGGCAGCGGCGCCGGCGGCAGCCTTTCCATCACCGCTGGCCAGGCGGTGGTGCAGAGCGCCGGCGCACTGCTCGACGTCAGCGGCGCCAGTGCTGGCGGCTCGATCAGCGTGCAGGCGGGCAAGAGCCTGTTCACATCAAGCACCGCCTCAGCCCTGGGCACGGGCGCTGGCGCCAAGGGCGGCACGATCGAATTCAGCGCCCCTACAGTGCATTTGGCGGCGGCCCAGCTCGATGCCAGCGGCAGCGGCGGTGGCGGGGCCGTGCGCGTGGGCGGCGGCTTCCAGGGCCAAGCGCTGAGCCTGGGCGGCGCCAACGCCAGCAGCACCACGGTGACCGCCGCCAGCAGCCTCAAGGCCGATGCCACGGATCTGGGCAACGGCGGCCAGGTGGTGGTCTGGTCGGAGCAGAGCACCAGCTTCCGCGGCTCGGTGAGCGCCAAGGGCGGCCCCAATGGCGGCGACGGCGGCGTGCTGGAGGTCTCCGGCAAGGAACAGCTCCTGTTCGGAGGCATGGGCGATGCTTCGGCGCCCAAGGGCACGCCGGGCAGCCTGCTGCTCGATCCGAAGAACATCGTGATCGCGGCCGATGCCATTGGCTACGACGTCACCCAGCTGGTGGACCCCAACCCCGGAATCAGCGACAACTTCGCCCAGGAGGTGACGGTGCTCAGTAGCGGCAACATCGTCGCTACCGATCCCTTCGACGATGCCTTCGGCATCGATGCCGGCGCCACCTACCTGTTCAACGGCAGCACGGGGGCCTTGCTCTCCACCCTCTCAGGAACGCTCCCCAACAACCAGGTGGGCAGCGGCGGCGTCACCGCGCTCACCAACGGCAACTATCTGATCTACAGCCCCCTGTGGACGGGCAACTCGCTGACTAGCCAACTGGGTGCCGTCACCTGGGGCAGCGGCACGAGCGGGATCATTGGAGCCGTGTCCAGCTCCAACTCGTTGGTGGGCAGCCAGGCCTTTGATCAGGTGGGCATTGGCCGCATCACGGAGGTGGGCAGCGGCAACTACGTGGTGCGCAGCTACAGGTGGGCCAACGGGACGGCCACGAATGCCGGTGCTGTGACCTGGGGCAGCGGCACCAGCGGCATCAGCGGTGTGGTCAGTGCGGCCAACTCGCTTGTGGGCTCGGCCACCGGTGATCTCGTGGGCAGCGGTGATCTGGCCGTACTGAGCAACGGCAACTACGTGGTGGCCAGCCCGCAATGGGGGAATACGGGCTCTGGTGCACTGGGTGCCGTCACCTGGGGCAGTGGCTCTAGCGGAATCATTGGAGCCGTGAGCAGCACCAACTCGCTGGTGGGTAGCTCCTTCGGTGACGAGATGGGGAGTGGCGGGGTGATCGCTCTGACCAACGGCAATTACGTCGTCATCAGTCCGAATTACACAATACCCGCTCCTCTTATTACAACTGCTTTTTTCCCGTCAAAACCCCGTGCGGGTTCAGTCGCCCAGTTTGATGGATCTACCGGTTTAATTTTTTCAGGCCTCGTCGGCAGCCAAGCCGAGGACCAGGTGGGCAGCGGCGGCATCACCGAGCTCAGCAATGGCAACTACGTCGTTGCAAGCCCCAAGTGGGCCAACTCAGCAGGTAGCAGCCTCGGTGCTGTGACTTGGGTCGACCCGCTGGCGGGTGGAAATCAATCTGTGAATAGCAGCAACTCCCTGATTGGAAGCAGCTTTGGAGATTCCGTGGGCAGTGGCGGCGTCACCGCTGTCAACAACGGCAACTATGTGATCAGCAGTCCCGATTGGGACAACAGCGGTGTCTTCAACGCTGGCGCCGTTACCTGGGTCAATGGCAGTAGCGCGGCTAGCGGAACACCGAGTTCAGCCAATTCCCTGGTAGGGAGTTCCCCGAACGACCGGGTCGGCGGTTCCGGCATCACGGTTCTGACGAATGGCAACTACGTCGTGGAAAGCTCCAGCTGGAGCGGAAGCACCCTGACCAGTCAACTGGGAGCCGTCACCTGGGGCAGTGGCACGACCGGCATCAGTGGTGTTGTCAGCTCTGGGAACTCCCTCGTTGGAAGTACCATCTTCGACATCGTAGGCAATGCCGGCATAACGACCCTGACCAACGGCAACTACGTGGTGGCCAGTTCCTTCTGGGACAACGGCACCGCTATGGATGCCGGAGCGGTCACATGGGGCAATGGCAGCCTCGGGAGCAGCGGTGTGGTGAGTGGCATCAACTCACTGGTGGGCACCAGTACCAACGATGCCGTGGGCTCTGACGGGGTGACCGCCCTGATCAACAACGGCAACTACGTGGTAGCCAGTTCCTCCTGGGACAATGGCACCAATGTGAACGCCGGAGCGGTCACCTGGGCCAATGGCAGCAGCGGCATCACTGGTGCGGTGAGCAGCAGCAATTCCTTGGTGGGAAGTACCAGTGCTGATCAAGTCGGCATTGGAGGCATCACGGCTCTCGCCAATGGCAACTTCGTGGTAAGCAGCTTCTACTGGAGCAACACTGCAGCCAGCAGTTCCCCCTCCTCCGAAGGAGCGGTGACGTGGGGCAACGGCAACAGCGGCATCACAGGTGTGGTGACAAGCAGCAATTCACTCGTAGGCCTACAGGCGAATGGCTACTACGGCAGGGTTTCTATCTGCTCGGATGGCTGCTTCTACATCTCAGGCATCAGTGCGCTGAGCGGTGACCGGTTCGTGATCAACAGCAACTCCTACGGCACCGGCGAAGGACTGCTGCAGATCGCTACGGCCAATGCCCTCACCAATCCCTTCAACTTCTCCAATTCCCCAGGCAGTGATGTCGGGATCAGCCCCGCCCTGATCACCGCCACGGCCAACACCGGCACCGCCGTGGTGCTGCAGGCCAACAATGACATCACGCTCAGGCCAGGCTCGGACATCGTCATCGACAACCCTGGCGGAACGAGTGGATCGGCCCCCGGTGGCAACCTCACCCTCCAGGCCGGGCGCTCGATTGATCTGCAATCCAGCATCAGAACTGATGGTGCCAACCTCACCCTCATCGCCAACGATCCCGCCGCCATTTCCACCTTCCGCGATGCCGGCCTGGCGACGGTCACCATGGCGGCGGGAACCAGCATCGACCTCAACACCAACACCGCCGGTGCCGCTGCCGGTGCGTTGTATCTGAGCCAGTTTTCCTCCACCCTGGGAGTGCCACCATCGGCTGGGGTGGTCAGCCTGACGGACATCACCGCGGGCCTGATCACCGTGGATGCCCGGGATGGGCTCAGCCTCAACGGTACCTTGAATGCGCTCAGTAACAGTCCACTGACTGGCTTGCCCAATGCGGGCCGGTCGCTGGTGCTCTATGCCGGCGCAGGCTCGTTCCTGAACCCTGGCGGTTCAAGTGCCCTCAACTCACCCAACGGTTGGCTTGTCTATGCGGATTCGCGCTCTACGGATGCCAACTTGCTCAACTACGACTTCAAGCAATACGGCAAAACCTTCGACGACACCACACCGATTGCAGCCGCCGGCAAAGGAGTGATCTACGGATTCACCCCCGCCCCACTCACGGTCAGCTTGGTGAATGCCTCCACCAAGAACTACGACAGCAACGTGGATGCCCCGATCAGTGCAGGCAACTATCTCGTCAGTGGGGCGATCGATGGCGACACCGTTCAACTCAATAACCCCGTGCTTGGCGCATACACAACCGCCGGCACCGGTGTGGGCGTAAAGGATGTCGGCACAGGCAAAACCGTCTCCGTCGCTGGTGTCGCCCTTGCACCCACCCAGATCGTTTACGGCTACTCGCTGGCCAGCTCAACGGCTACGGGAGTGATCGGGGGAATTACAGCCAGACCATTGACGGCCACGTCGATTAACTCAGGCAACTCGACCTATGGATCGCCCCTGAGTCCTGGTGCCGTCAACCTATCGAACATTGTCGGAACTGAACTGGTCACGGCTTCCGCCTCCGTCAACACAGGCGCCCTCAGCACAAGCGGCAACCCCATCTTTGGTGCCTACACACAGTCCGCCAGCGCAACACTCTCTGGCGCTGATGCCAATAACTACTCCTTCTCTGGTTTCACAACAACAACGCCCAACTACAACATCAACAAGCTCGCGCTCTCAGGCGCTGCCATTGCCGCGAGCAGCTCCATCTACGGCTCGGCGCTCGTTCCAGGCGCCGTCAGCTTCTCCAACATCGTCGGCCTTGATGCCGTCGGCTCCAGCGCCTTCGTCAATACAGCCGCCCTCAGCATCAGCAATAACCCCGTCTTTGGCTCCTACACCCAGAGCGCCTCTGCCCTCTCCGGCGCTGATGCCGCTAACTATTCCTTCTTGGGCTTCACAACAGCCACTCCCAATTACTCCATCAGCAAGCTCGCCCTCGCAGGGCCGGCCATCGCCGCTGGAACATCCATCTACGGCTCCGCCCTCGCTCCAGGTGTCGTCAGCTTCTCCAACATCGTCGGCCTTGATGCCGTCGGATCCAGCGCCGCCGTCAATACCTCAACTCTCAGCACAAGCGGCAACCCCATCTTTGGTGCCTACACACAGAGCGCCAGCGCCACACTCTCTGGCGCTGATGCCGCCAACTACTCCTTCTCTGGCTTCACAACAGCCACGCCCAACTACAACATCAACAAGCTCGCTCTCTCAGGCGCTGCCATTGCCGCGAGCAGCTCCATCTACGGCTCGGCGCTCGTTCCAGGCGCCGTCAGCTTCTCCAACATCATTGGCCTTGATGCCGTCGGATCCAGCGCCGCCGTCAATACCTCAACTCTCAGCACAAGCGGCAACCCCATCTTTGGCGCCTACACACAGTCCGCCAGCGCAACACTCTCTGGAGCTGATGCCAATAACTACTCCTTCTCTGGTTTCACAACAACAACGCCCAACTACAACATCAACAAGCTCGCTCTCTCAGGCGCTGCCATTGCCGCGAGCAGCTCCATCTACGGCTCGGCGCTCGCTCCAGGTGCCGTAAGCTTCTCCAACATCATTGGCCTTGATGCCGTCGGATCCAGCGCCGCCGTCAATACCTCAACTCTCAGCACAAGCGGCAACCCCATCTTTGGCGCCTACACACAGTCCGCCAGCGCAACACTCTCTGGAGCTGATACTAATAACTACTCCTTCTCTGGTTTCGCAACAACAACGCCCAACTACAACATCAACCAACTCGCCCTTTCCGGCGCCTCAGTAATCGCCGAGAACAAGGTGTACAACGGCAGAACCGCGGCCACCCTGTCTGATACCAGCCTTGGCGGACGGTTGCCCGGTGACGTCGTAGTACTCAATAGTGGCGCCTCGACCTTCTCCGATCCCAACGTCGGCACAGGAAAGACCGTCACGGTGTCTGGTGCGGGGATCTCCGGCACCGATGCCGCCAACTACAGCCTCACCAGCGTTCCTACCACCCTCAGCGCCGACATCAGCATCCGCCCCGTCGCCACCTGGGTCGCCAGCACGGCGGGGAACTGGAGTGATTCAGCCAACTGGGATGCCCTGCCCAGCGCCGCCAATGTGGCGTCCGTGAGGATCCCCGTCGGCAGCGGCGCTCTCACCTACGACGCCGCCGCCGGCAGCACCACCCTGCAAAGCCTCTTCAACGACCAGAGCCTCAACCTCACTGGTGGCTCCCTGGCGGTGAGTGGTGCCACCACCGTGGGCACCGGCGCCAGCCTGGGCCTCAACGGCGGCAGCTTCTCCACCGCCTCGCTGCTCAACCGGGGGCTGGTGAATGGCAGCGGGCCGCTGGCGCTCAACGGGAGCTACACCGAGAGCGGCGGCAGCCTCGGAACGGGCTTCTCCAGCGTCTCGATCACCCAGACCAGTGGCGACCTCAACCTCAGGGGGGTCGGCGCCGTTGGGCCGGTGACCCTCAGCAGCCTGGCCGGTGGCCTCAATCTCAGCGGTGCGGTGAGTTCGGCCGGCGGCACGATCAGCCTCAGTGCCAGCGGCGCCACTCAGCTTGCCGCCGGCTCCTCGCTCACCAGTCCCGGCGCTCTGATCTCCGTCAACAGCAGCGGTCCCCTGTCCCTACTCAGCGCCCGCATCGATGCCAGCGGCGCCAGTGCCGGCGGCACCGTGCAGCTCGATGGCAGCAGCATCAGCCTCGCCAGCACCAGCTTGAACACCTCCGGTACCAACGATGGCGGTGCGATTCAGATCGGCCTCAAGGCCCTGCCCAGCAACGTCACCATCAGCAACTCCAGCCTGATCGCCGATCCACCGGCCCTTGGCGGATCGATCACCATCGACGGCGTCAACATCGCGATCAGTGGCTCCACCCTCAACGTCTTTGGACTCAGTGGCGGCTCGATCGTGCTGGGCTCAGGCAACACCGCCACCTTGAGCCTCGATGCCTTCACTTCGCTCGTAGGGGGCAGCGGCGCCTCCTTCAATCTTTTCGGCGGCTCGATCCTCAACAACGCCAGCATCGTGGGCGGCAAACTTTTCGTGAACGGGGTGGCCGTGGGCAGCTCCGCGCCCCTCACCAGCACAACCATCCCCCTGCTCGTCACCTTCCTCCAGACGATTGATCCGATTCAACCCGGCCTGATCGATTCCACCACCGACTACTCCGACCCTGGTTCTCCACTCGTGACCCAATGGGAACGACTGGGCATCGATCCACTCACCATCACCCTTACCCAGTCCCTGTTCCTTTTCTCTGATGCCTTCTTGTATCAAGACGAGGCGATCACTCCTATCTGGGATTGGGCACGCTTGGATCTATTCAATGAACGTTCTCAACGATCTCTCTACGACATCACCCTTACGGTCGATCGTGACCTGGATCGTCTCGGAACCTCCTTCCAGCAAGATTCCTTGGTCTACATCATGCTTTTGCGCGAAGCGACCGGTGCAGCACCAGGAGTTACCACTGCTGAGATCAAGGTACCGTCAGGTGGCACCGGCCTCGATGAAACAGCTTTCTATCTGAAACTCGAGCAACAGCTGTATCCCTCCCAGGCCTTCGCCGGCCGTTGGCCCGAAGGCTCGCTGCTGAGCCTGTCGGCCAATGCATTCGGTCTGTTTGATCGGGCTGTGCAACAACTCACCCCCCTTCAGGTGCAGGATCAGTTCAACGCCGATGAGCAGCGGGCGATGGAAGAAACCGCCGCTAAGTTGGGTCTCGATCCCACCGACGGCCAAACCGTGCCGACCCCCTCCCAGTTGCAGCAAAGTTTGCGCGACGTGATCCAAGCGGTCCGAGGAAGGATTCGAGCAGGCCAACCATGA